From Bradyrhizobium sp. AZCC 1610:
GCCGCGAGTTCGATCATCCACGTGGGCCGACCGGCTTCAACGCGCGGCGCTATCGCTGGGTCAAGAAGAAGATGGACCGCTTCGACGTCTGTCCGGGCGCGGACGAGACCGCCGTTTACAGCATCGGCACGCTCTACGGCGAGTGGCTCGACGGCACGCCGTTCGAAGGCAACCGCTACGTCGATCGCTTCGTCGTCAGGAGCGGCCAGATCGTGAAGATGGATGTCTGGAACGATAGCGCCGAGCGGATTCTAGTGCAGATGGGGATCGAGGCGTGACGTCCTTCCCCGGATGCTGCGCAGCACGCCGCACTTGCGGCGTGCTGCGCTGCTGATCCGGGGTCCACCCGCCGATGCCGTGGGTCCCGGCTCTGCGGAGCAGCGTTTCACGCTGCGCCGCGTCCGGGACACGTCGTCTACCTTGCCCTGACCACCTTCGGCATTTTCACCACGCGGGCACCATCCGCCTCATCCGCGTAAGGCGCCAGAATATCCAGCAAATCGCGGCCGCGCTGCGGGGCAGGGGCTACCAGCGCGCGGCTGGCCACCGAATCCAGATGGCTGTGCATCAGGCCCATCACCTTGCTCTCGTCGCCCTTGACCAGCGCTGCGATGATCGCGCGATGCTCGTTGATCGCGCATTCCGATGAGTGCGGACGGCTGTAGAGCGACAGCGTCAGGCAGCAGCGATAGGCGACCTCGCTGACGTAGCGAACCAGGATCGGGCTGTTCGTCATGTGGGCGAGCAGGATGTGGAATTCCGTCGCGAGGCGAATCGATACCGCGTCCGTGCCGTCGCGCGCGTGGTCCTCGGCGTCGACATGGGCGTTCAGTTCGGCGACCTGGCTCTTGGTTAGTTTGCCGGCGAGCTGGCGCACCACCAGCCGTTCGAGCTCGATCCGGATGTCAAAGGCGTCGCGCGCTTCCTGCCAGCTTGGCGTCGCGACCACCGCAATCCGGTTGCGCCGAAGTTCGACGAGACCCTCCGCCGCCAGTTGTCCCAGCGCATGGCGGGCGATCGTGCGGCTGACGCCGAACCGCTCGCCGAGCGAATCCTCAGGGAGTTTCGCGCCGGGCTCCAGCGCCTGCTCGATGATGGCGCGGCGGAGCGCGCGGCAGATCACGCCGACCTTGTCGGACGATTCTGGGGTCTTGCTGGCGGAGCGGGGCGCCATCGGCGAATCTCTGGGACGTGCTTCGGATGGCGCTCTCTTATCACAATTGTCCATCAATTGAGCGCCTCAATTGCATGCAGTTTGCGGACCTAATTGCACAAAAGAGATTCGGCCAATTTGGCGGCTGGTCGCGATCTCGTTGATTTACAACGCAGGTTTTGCTGGCATCCGGCTTGCATGCACTTCCAGCCATGATGCGCATGCAACCACATTCGGAATTCTCCGACTCGCCGGTTCCGGCTTCTGCCGCACCCATCGCCATCGAGCTGTCCGAGGCCTCGGTCACCTTCGGCCGCGGCGCCCGCGCGGTGCCGGCGCTTTCCACGACGACGCTGCGGATCGCCGACGGCGAGTTCGTCGCCCTCGTCGGCCCCTCCGGCTGCGGCAAGTCCACCATCCTGCGGCTGGTCAGCGGCCTAGTGCAGCCGACATCAGGCGTCGTCATCGTCGGCGGGCGGGAAGTCGCGGCGCGCGCCTTGCGCGTCGGCATGGCGTTTCAGAACCCGACCATGCTGCCGTGGATGACGATCGAGCGGAACATCATGCTGCCGCTCAAGATCGTCGAACCGTTCCGTTCGCAATTCAGAAAACTGCGCAAGACCGAATTCCGCGACAAGGCCAATGCGCTGCTGGAGCAGGTCGGCCTCAAGGGATTCGGCAGCCGCTACCCCTGGCAACTCTCCGGCGGCATGCTTCAGCGCGCCAATCTGTGCCGCGCGCTGATCCATGAGCCGCGCATGCTCTTGCTCGACGAGCCCTTTGGCGCACTGGACCAGTTCACGCGGGAAGAGCTGTGGTCGATCCTTCAGGATCTCTGGATCGCCCACAAGCCGACCGTGCTCTTGGTGACGCACGATCTGCGCGAGGCGGCGTTCCTCGGTAGCCGCATCTGCGTGATGAGCGCGCGCCCCGGCCGCATCCTCGACGACAGCCGCGTCACCTTCGAGAGGCCGCGCACGGTCGCGATGACCTTCGAGCCGGATTTCGTCGCGCTCAATCAGAAACTGCGCGCGTTCATCGAGGATGCCCGAACAGCATCCAAAGACGCCTCGGCAGCACAGGGAGCGGCCTGACATGCCCGATCTCGATTATCGCCAGAAAGCCTGGTCGGCGGCATTGATCGTGCTGTTCTTCGTCGCCTGGGAATTGTTCTGCCTGATGACCGGGATGTCTGATCTGGTGTTGCCGCGCCCGTCGCAGGTGTTCGTCACGCTGTTTGAGAAATTCCCGATCCTCTGGCCGCACATCCTGCAGACGCTGGCAACCACGATGATCGGCTTCGTGCTTGGCGTCGGCCTCGGCGTCGTGCTGGGCGCTGTCATCGGCGTTTCAAAGACGGCTTACGATACGGCCTATCCGCTCCTCGTTGGATTTTCCTCGATTCCAAAAGTCGCTGTGGTGCCGATCTTCGTGCTGTGGTTCGGCTCCGGCTCGGTGCCGGCGGTGCTGACCGCGCTATCGATCTGCTTCTTCCCGATCGTGGTCAACATCGCGACGGGCCTGGCGACCACCGAACCCGAACTCGAGGACGTGCTGAAGGCGCTCGGCGCCAGCAAGCTCGACGTTCTCTGGAACGTCGGGCTGCCCCGCACCATGCCGTTCTTCTTTGCCTCGCTGAAGGTCGCGATCTCTTACGCCTTTGTCGGCGCGGTGCTGTCGGAGACCGTCGCCTCGAACCGCGGCATCGGCAACGTCATGATGACAGCGTCCTCGAATTTCAACGTGCCGCTGGTGTTCGCCGGCCTGTTTGTGCTCGCCGGCCTCGGCGTAGCGCTCTACGTCATCTTCTCGGCGATCGAGGGACGCGTCACCGGCTGGGCCACCCGCAAGAACGACGTGATCGCGACATGAAGCAAGTTTCCGCCAACCGCCATCCAACCCTTATCGAGGAGATAACGATGTTAGCCAGAGTAAGCGCCGCGCTGTTGGGAATTGCCTTGTTCGCCGGCGTCGCCAACGCCCAGGAAACGACGATCAAGTTCACCCTCGGCTGGAAGACGCAAGGGTCCGACGCCGCATTCTTCTATGCCAAGGACCACGGCTACTTCAAAGCGGAAGGCCTCAACGTCGTGATCGACCAGGGCGAGGGCTCGGGTGCCACGGTGACGCGCATCATGTCCGGCGCCTATGACGCCGGCTTCGGCGACGTCAACGCCATCATCCAGAACGCCGCGACCAAGCCGCAGGACGCGCCTGTGATGGTCTACATGATCTGGAATCAGCCGCCATTCGCGATCGTCACCAAGAAGACCAGCGGCATCAACACCATCAAGGATTTCGAGGGCCATACGCTCGGCGGCGCGCAGGGCACCCCGACGACGCGGCTGCTGCCGGTGTTCGCCCAGAAGAACAAGCTCGAGGGCGAGAAGATCAAGATTTCCAACATGGCGCCGAACCTGCAGGAGCCGATGCTGATCAAGGGCGATATCGATGCCGCCCTGGTGTTCAACATCACAAGCTATTTCAACCTGGTGCTGAACCGCCAGGATCCCGACAAGGACTACAAATGGTTCCAGTTCGGCGACTACGGGCTCGATCTCTATTCCAACGGCGTGATGGTCTCGCGCAAGCTCTTGGCGTCCAATCCGAAGGCCGTCGCCGGTCTCGTCCGCGCCGTCAACAAGGGCATGATTGCGATTGCCAAGGATCAGAATGCCGGGATGAAAGCCGCGCTGAACTATGACAACCTGATCAATGCCGACGTCGAGAAACGCCGGCTGCAATATTCCTTCGACAAGCTCATCGTCTCGCCGGAGATGAAGGAGATCGGCGTCGGCGACGTCAAGGACGACCGCATGGCCCGCGCCATCGGCATCATCGTCGAAGGCTACCAGCTCGCCCGCGCGCCCGCGCCGTCGGAGATTTTCTCGCGCGAGTTTTTGCCGCCGCGTGCGGAACGGGAACTGGTCTACACAGCGAATTGACGCCTTTCGTCATTGCGAGCGCTGCGAAGCAATCCATGGCCAAGAAGAAGGTCTGGATTGCTTCGTCGCTTCGCTCCTCGCAATGACGGACAAGCGGGGCATGAATATGAACGTTCCGGCACATAACCTGTTCTCCAGCCCCGACCGTGGCCTGCTCGAAAACGTCGTGCTGCGGCACGATGGCGGAACCATCACCGATATCTCCGAGACAGCGCTTTCCGCCACAAGCCCGCGCTCCCTCGTGCTTCCCGCCTTCGTCAATGCCCACGACCATGCCCGACCAACCGCGTCCTCGTTCGGCGCGCTCGGTATGCCCCTGGAAAGCTGGATTCTCCGCTCGGCGCTCGGCACGCCGGTCGACCCCTACCTGACCGCGGCCTCGGCGCTGGCGCGTTCGGCGCGGGCCGGCTGTGCGGCGATGATGATCCATTACACCCGCTCGAGCGGCACGATGCCGCTGGTGGAGGAGGCCAGCGCTATCGCGCGCGCGGCGTCCGATGTCGGCATCCGCATCGCGTTCGCGCTTGCGGTGCGCGACCAGAATCCGGTCGTGTATGGCGATGAGGAACCGGTTCTCTCCGGCCTCTCCAACGACGATCGCAGCACGATCGAGCAAATGTTCGTCCGCGCGCCGATGTCGCCCAGCGCCTATATCGAGCTCACGGATGCGATTGCCGCGGCCATCGCAGGGCCCAAGGTCGATGTGCAGCTTGGCCCGGCCGGCGTGCAGTGGTGCTCAAAACCGCTGCTGGAGGCGGTCGCGGAAAACTCTGCGCAGACCGGACGCCGTATCCATATGCATCTGTTGGAGACCATCTATCAGCGCGCCTGGGCGGACCAGCATTTCCCGCAAGGCATTGTCCGCTACCTTCGCGACATCGGCTTCCTGTCGGAGCGGCTGACGCTGGCGCATTGCATCCATGCCCGCCCCGATGAAATCGAGATGATCGCGGCTTCCGGCGCGCGCATCGTCACCAATTTCTCCTCCAATCTCCATCTGCGCTCCGGCCTCGCGCCGATCGCCGCCGCGCACAAATGCGGCTGCGCCATCGCGGTCGGCGTCGATGGGCTGGCGCTCGACGAGGACGACGACGTGTTGCGCGAGATGCGGCTGGTGCAGATGATGCACGGCGGTCTCGGCTTCCGGCGGACCTGGACTGCTTCCGAATTCCTCGGCCTC
This genomic window contains:
- a CDS encoding nuclear transport factor 2 family protein translates to MSVAAKAEPKGMSDAEVVEAYLTASMIPDPEAAAAYMKPGTVITFTGGREFDHPRGPTGFNARRYRWVKKKMDRFDVCPGADETAVYSIGTLYGEWLDGTPFEGNRYVDRFVVRSGQIVKMDVWNDSAERILVQMGIEA
- a CDS encoding GntR family transcriptional regulator, whose protein sequence is MAPRSASKTPESSDKVGVICRALRRAIIEQALEPGAKLPEDSLGERFGVSRTIARHALGQLAAEGLVELRRNRIAVVATPSWQEARDAFDIRIELERLVVRQLAGKLTKSQVAELNAHVDAEDHARDGTDAVSIRLATEFHILLAHMTNSPILVRYVSEVAYRCCLTLSLYSRPHSSECAINEHRAIIAALVKGDESKVMGLMHSHLDSVASRALVAPAPQRGRDLLDILAPYADEADGARVVKMPKVVRAR
- a CDS encoding ABC transporter ATP-binding protein; amino-acid sequence: MRMQPHSEFSDSPVPASAAPIAIELSEASVTFGRGARAVPALSTTTLRIADGEFVALVGPSGCGKSTILRLVSGLVQPTSGVVIVGGREVAARALRVGMAFQNPTMLPWMTIERNIMLPLKIVEPFRSQFRKLRKTEFRDKANALLEQVGLKGFGSRYPWQLSGGMLQRANLCRALIHEPRMLLLDEPFGALDQFTREELWSILQDLWIAHKPTVLLVTHDLREAAFLGSRICVMSARPGRILDDSRVTFERPRTVAMTFEPDFVALNQKLRAFIEDARTASKDASAAQGAA
- a CDS encoding ABC transporter permease, translated to MPDLDYRQKAWSAALIVLFFVAWELFCLMTGMSDLVLPRPSQVFVTLFEKFPILWPHILQTLATTMIGFVLGVGLGVVLGAVIGVSKTAYDTAYPLLVGFSSIPKVAVVPIFVLWFGSGSVPAVLTALSICFFPIVVNIATGLATTEPELEDVLKALGASKLDVLWNVGLPRTMPFFFASLKVAISYAFVGAVLSETVASNRGIGNVMMTASSNFNVPLVFAGLFVLAGLGVALYVIFSAIEGRVTGWATRKNDVIAT
- a CDS encoding ABC transporter substrate-binding protein, with translation MLARVSAALLGIALFAGVANAQETTIKFTLGWKTQGSDAAFFYAKDHGYFKAEGLNVVIDQGEGSGATVTRIMSGAYDAGFGDVNAIIQNAATKPQDAPVMVYMIWNQPPFAIVTKKTSGINTIKDFEGHTLGGAQGTPTTRLLPVFAQKNKLEGEKIKISNMAPNLQEPMLIKGDIDAALVFNITSYFNLVLNRQDPDKDYKWFQFGDYGLDLYSNGVMVSRKLLASNPKAVAGLVRAVNKGMIAIAKDQNAGMKAALNYDNLINADVEKRRLQYSFDKLIVSPEMKEIGVGDVKDDRMARAIGIIVEGYQLARAPAPSEIFSREFLPPRAERELVYTAN
- a CDS encoding amidohydrolase family protein — translated: MNMNVPAHNLFSSPDRGLLENVVLRHDGGTITDISETALSATSPRSLVLPAFVNAHDHARPTASSFGALGMPLESWILRSALGTPVDPYLTAASALARSARAGCAAMMIHYTRSSGTMPLVEEASAIARAASDVGIRIAFALAVRDQNPVVYGDEEPVLSGLSNDDRSTIEQMFVRAPMSPSAYIELTDAIAAAIAGPKVDVQLGPAGVQWCSKPLLEAVAENSAQTGRRIHMHLLETIYQRAWADQHFPQGIVRYLRDIGFLSERLTLAHCIHARPDEIEMIAASGARIVTNFSSNLHLRSGLAPIAAAHKCGCAIAVGVDGLALDEDDDVLREMRLVQMMHGGLGFRRTWTASEFLGLAIANGRKATGSPGTGALVAGAPADFVTIDLDRLDRDQIMPVDPIDLLFARGNASLLRDVVVDGRMIVSEGRCTGVDLPAIEKELRGIYRTNARKLSGFQRAWPPLPASLQNWFEAQLDCR